One region of Fusobacterium periodonticum 1_1_41FAA genomic DNA includes:
- a CDS encoding DUF6838 family protein — protein sequence MIKLSDILKAVNSTLNNACPEIEIDSKDLSEKFNRPSFRTELDGLKTSAFMTTYKERHFTIRIYFFTSVIGKGKLERLKITEKIEDAFLGSLKVTDDFIIPVDDIDFDETDDGVLIASFDSLTMEKIENDVDKYMMEELEYRIDKK from the coding sequence GTGATTAAACTGAGTGATATTTTGAAAGCTGTCAACTCTACACTAAATAATGCTTGTCCTGAGATTGAAATTGATAGTAAAGATTTATCTGAAAAATTCAATAGACCTAGTTTTAGAACTGAGTTGGACGGATTAAAAACAAGTGCTTTTATGACTACTTATAAGGAGCGTCACTTTACAATTAGAATCTACTTTTTTACTAGTGTTATAGGTAAAGGTAAATTAGAACGTTTGAAAATAACTGAAAAGATAGAGGACGCTTTTTTAGGCTCATTAAAAGTCACAGATGATTTTATTATACCTGTCGATGACATTGATTTTGATGAAACAGATGATGGAGTATTAATTGCTAGTTTTGATAGCTTAACAATGGAAAAAATAGAAAATGATGTTGATAAATATATGATGGAAGAATTGGAATATCGTATTGATAAAAAATAA
- a CDS encoding phage tail sheath C-terminal domain-containing protein, which yields MGLPSIEIIFKQLAVTAVKRSQLGIVGLIVNEVGKNWTMKEYKSIIDVKDDDYTAEVLPLVKDTFEYTPNKVFVFNKGAGTLADTLKLVEQERINWIGLAYDGASGDTATLVSWTKSVRKAGKTYKAVVFKATKPDNKGIVNLMNDKVTFVDARGEVDGWQYVPTILGMLAGLPMTRSATSFLCGNLKEVSIFNKINETIDKGGFCLYKDEGDIRVARGCTSLEEITQDETEDMKDIIIVESMDLMRDDIYSTFKKWIGKYKNKYDNQVLFFTAINAYFKELEREDILDKEYDNYSQVDVEAQRLAWLGVGKKEVEDYDDEKIKKLTFKKKVFMKANIKILNAVEDFKFTINMF from the coding sequence ATGGGATTACCTAGCATTGAAATAATTTTTAAACAATTAGCTGTAACAGCTGTTAAGAGAAGTCAATTAGGGATAGTTGGACTTATAGTAAATGAAGTTGGTAAAAATTGGACTATGAAAGAGTATAAATCAATTATTGATGTTAAAGATGATGATTATACAGCCGAAGTATTACCACTTGTAAAAGATACTTTTGAATATACACCAAACAAGGTATTTGTATTTAACAAGGGAGCAGGTACATTAGCAGATACTTTAAAATTAGTGGAACAAGAGAGAATTAACTGGATTGGACTTGCTTATGATGGAGCAAGTGGAGATACTGCTACATTAGTAAGTTGGACTAAATCAGTTAGAAAAGCTGGTAAAACTTATAAAGCTGTGGTGTTTAAAGCTACAAAACCTGACAATAAAGGAATTGTAAATTTAATGAATGACAAAGTAACATTTGTTGACGCTAGAGGAGAAGTTGATGGTTGGCAATATGTACCAACAATTCTAGGAATGTTAGCAGGGTTGCCAATGACACGTTCAGCTACATCATTCCTTTGTGGAAATTTAAAAGAAGTTAGTATCTTTAATAAAATAAACGAAACAATAGATAAAGGTGGTTTTTGCTTATATAAAGACGAGGGTGACATAAGAGTTGCTAGAGGTTGTACGTCTTTAGAAGAAATAACACAAGACGAAACAGAGGATATGAAAGACATCATTATAGTTGAAAGTATGGACTTAATGAGAGATGACATATACTCAACATTCAAAAAATGGATTGGAAAATACAAAAACAAATATGATAATCAAGTACTGTTTTTTACAGCTATAAATGCTTACTTTAAAGAACTTGAAAGAGAGGACATATTAGATAAAGAGTATGACAACTATTCACAAGTAGACGTTGAGGCACAGAGATTAGCGTGGTTAGGTGTAGGTAAAAAAGAAGTTGAAGACTATGACGATGAGAAAATCAAAAAGCTAACATTTAAGAAAAAGGTGTTTATGAAAGCTAACATCAAAATATTAAATGCTGTTGAAGACTTTAAATTTACTATCAATATGTTTTAA
- a CDS encoding phage tail tube protein, giving the protein MFNKMDKNKIIRGSFGAIWFNGEEVGSVKSFEAKVALDYEDVDIMGDLGKHKRYMGYAGEGTMTLHKIDSAIAKLIGDAIKSGNMPDFTIVAKLEDPSADGAERVEITGVTINELMTIKFENKSLREEEVPFAFSGYRFIDLI; this is encoded by the coding sequence ATGTTTAATAAGATGGATAAAAATAAAATAATCAGAGGTAGTTTTGGTGCGATATGGTTTAATGGAGAAGAAGTTGGCTCAGTTAAATCATTTGAAGCTAAAGTTGCTTTAGATTATGAAGACGTTGATATAATGGGAGATTTAGGAAAGCACAAAAGATATATGGGTTATGCTGGAGAGGGTACAATGACACTGCATAAGATAGATAGTGCTATCGCTAAATTAATTGGTGACGCTATAAAAAGTGGTAATATGCCTGATTTTACTATTGTTGCTAAATTAGAAGACCCTAGTGCTGATGGTGCTGAAAGAGTGGAAATCACTGGAGTAACAATAAATGAACTGATGACTATAAAATTTGAAAATAAATCGTTAAGAGAAGAAGAAGTACCCTTTGCTTTCTCAGGCTATAGATTTATTGATTTAATTTAA
- a CDS encoding phage portal protein — MAKNITLEMLLARKEQSNNDKMRIAYFNSEVLGGTIEVVKLKARDVLKVMDNADDKSTDGAYRANCKLIYKHCPLLQKKELQEAYEVAEPYDVVTPVFDENLGEINKLATFILGLYGLAENEDIDDIKN; from the coding sequence ATGGCTAAAAATATAACTTTAGAAATGTTACTTGCTAGAAAAGAACAATCAAATAATGATAAAATGAGAATTGCATATTTTAATTCAGAAGTTTTAGGTGGAACAATAGAAGTTGTAAAACTTAAAGCTAGAGATGTGTTGAAAGTAATGGATAATGCTGATGATAAATCTACTGATGGAGCATATAGAGCCAATTGTAAATTAATCTATAAACATTGTCCTTTACTACAAAAAAAGGAATTACAGGAAGCATATGAGGTTGCAGAGCCTTATGATGTTGTAACACCTGTTTTTGATGAAAACTTAGGAGAAATCAATAAACTTGCTACATTTATTTTGGGTTTATATGGACTTGCTGAAAATGAGGATATAGATGATATAAAAAACTAA